From a single Bacillus sp. NEB1478 genomic region:
- a CDS encoding dipeptidase, with amino-acid sequence MTDKITSYLKKNRDNHLKELTNWLAVPSVSALPEHKEDVRKGAEWIADELTKIGMDNVKVYETEGHPVVYGDWLKAEGKPTVLVYGHYDVQPVDPVELWETPPFEATVRDNKLYARGASDDKGQTFMHLKVLQAILESEGTLPLNFKFCIEGEEEIGSPSLPKFIENNKELLAADVLVISDTGMLDRGKPAICYGLRGMCAMQVDVTGPNSDLHSGLYGGAVQNPLHAITELLQSFRDDNGRILVDGFYDNVQDLTEEEREAFRALPLTEESLKHQLGVKELTGEEGYTHIERTWARPTLELNGVWGGFQGEGVKTVIPAKAHAKISCRLVPNQDPDEIIEKVKKHIDKHKPVGVEVTVTLFDKGAPYVTPFDHPAIQAAARSYEKVYGVPTAFTRGGGSIPIVATFDQILNIPVVLMGFGLSTENFHAPNEHFHLENFDQGMLTLADYWFELERSLKKESTVR; translated from the coding sequence ATGACGGATAAAATTACAAGCTATTTGAAGAAGAACCGTGATAATCATTTAAAAGAACTGACGAACTGGCTTGCTGTTCCGAGCGTCAGTGCACTGCCTGAGCATAAAGAAGATGTTCGTAAAGGTGCAGAATGGATCGCAGACGAACTGACTAAAATCGGTATGGATAACGTAAAAGTCTATGAAACAGAGGGCCATCCTGTTGTTTATGGAGATTGGCTAAAAGCGGAAGGAAAGCCGACCGTTTTAGTGTATGGCCACTATGACGTTCAGCCCGTTGATCCGGTCGAACTATGGGAAACGCCTCCGTTTGAAGCAACGGTTCGCGATAACAAGCTCTATGCACGCGGCGCGTCAGATGATAAAGGGCAGACGTTCATGCATTTAAAAGTGTTACAAGCCATACTAGAAAGCGAAGGCACACTTCCACTCAACTTCAAGTTCTGTATCGAAGGTGAAGAAGAGATCGGAAGCCCAAGCCTTCCAAAGTTCATCGAAAACAATAAAGAGCTCTTAGCAGCTGACGTACTTGTGATCTCTGATACAGGTATGCTGGACCGCGGAAAACCAGCGATTTGCTACGGCCTGCGTGGAATGTGTGCAATGCAGGTTGATGTGACAGGACCAAACAGTGACCTTCACTCCGGGCTATACGGCGGTGCCGTTCAAAATCCGCTTCACGCTATTACCGAGCTTCTGCAATCATTCCGTGACGACAACGGCCGTATTTTAGTAGACGGCTTTTATGATAATGTTCAAGACTTAACTGAAGAAGAAAGAGAAGCGTTCCGCGCCCTTCCGTTAACCGAAGAATCTTTGAAACACCAATTAGGAGTAAAAGAACTTACAGGGGAAGAAGGCTATACTCACATCGAACGCACATGGGCTCGACCGACATTAGAGCTTAATGGCGTTTGGGGCGGCTTCCAAGGTGAAGGCGTTAAAACAGTTATCCCGGCAAAAGCGCATGCGAAAATCAGCTGCCGCCTTGTGCCAAACCAAGATCCAGACGAGATCATCGAAAAAGTTAAAAAACATATCGACAAGCATAAACCAGTCGGAGTGGAAGTCACAGTTACTCTTTTTGATAAAGGCGCTCCGTACGTAACACCATTCGATCACCCTGCCATCCAAGCGGCAGCCCGTTCGTACGAAAAAGTATACGGTGTTCCGACTGCCTTTACGCGCGGCGGCGGCTCAATTCCGATTGTGGCGACGTTCGATCAAATATTAAATATCCCTGTTGTATTAATGGGCTTCGGTCTTTCAACAGAAAACTTCCATGCACCAAACGAACACTTCCATCTCGAGAACTTCGACCAGGGGATGCTAACACTGGCTGACTATTGGTTTGAGCTCGAAAGATCACTCAAAAAAGAATCAACAGTACGTTAA
- a CDS encoding DUF4025 domain-containing protein, with the protein MDKQKEKDTQTKKSEKVAENNYEPDKKKDSDTQKDLETVHEQINDTFNQGTIDEKEKQKKKDDKKK; encoded by the coding sequence ATGGATAAACAAAAAGAAAAAGATACACAGACGAAAAAGTCAGAAAAAGTAGCTGAAAACAATTACGAACCTGATAAGAAAAAGGATTCGGATACGCAAAAAGACTTAGAAACCGTTCATGAACAAATTAATGATACATTTAATCAAGGTACAATAGACGAAAAAGAGAAACAAAAAAAGAAAGATGATAAAAAGAAATAA
- a CDS encoding PspA/IM30 family protein, with protein MNLLERIKNTIAADFHEVLDQKESKNPLSLLNQYLRQCEQEVNKTRKLVERQQLLKDQFDRERKEAEEKAAMRTRQAELAQQANEQELYQFAIQDKEQHEARARLLKESAATAEKDLTELEQKYEQMKHKLKDMEIKRMELMGRENVARAHKKMDRVLEPSNSLKNSVFRFEELENYMDRLEQKVNAEYHASTMEAKLAKLEKDWKKEETSTTV; from the coding sequence ATGAATTTATTAGAAAGAATTAAAAACACAATCGCGGCGGATTTTCACGAAGTACTGGATCAAAAAGAATCAAAAAATCCATTATCTCTATTGAATCAATATTTAAGACAGTGTGAGCAAGAAGTAAATAAAACTCGTAAGCTAGTGGAGCGTCAGCAGCTTTTGAAAGATCAGTTTGACCGTGAGAGAAAAGAAGCGGAAGAAAAAGCAGCAATGCGTACCCGTCAAGCAGAACTGGCTCAGCAAGCAAATGAACAAGAACTTTACCAATTTGCTATCCAGGATAAAGAACAGCATGAAGCTCGTGCTCGTTTGCTAAAAGAATCTGCAGCAACAGCTGAAAAGGACTTAACGGAGCTCGAACAAAAATATGAGCAGATGAAACATAAATTAAAAGATATGGAAATTAAGCGAATGGAATTAATGGGCCGAGAGAACGTAGCAAGAGCTCATAAAAAAATGGACCGTGTATTAGAACCTTCTAACTCTCTAAAAAATTCCGTATTTCGTTTTGAGGAACTTGAGAATTACATGGACCGCCTGGAGCAAAAAGTGAATGCAGAATACCATGCGAGCACGATGGAAGCAAAGTTAGCGAAACTAGAAAAAGATTGGAAAAAAGAAGAAACATCTACTACCGTTTAA
- the eis gene encoding GNAT family N-acetyltransferase, translating to MIIRKLSENELDRAIQLSEYAFQYKVKQEDLEKRYEMLNRHEIWGEFEEDDELISKLHILSLETNIEDQRFSMGGIAGVATWPEHRRKGSVTRLLKQALQIMKENGQTISLLHPFNIEFYRRFGWELTASVNKYTLEKNDLFRYSDVPGKVIRLSKSDGNALLNTVYEQWFKKYNHLLIRPDYWWDNHVFTEGYNRILYCDEHGEPQGYLCCKAAERLLDVQEFVYVTETARRALWNFIAQHDSMVDKIKIVAPSSDQLPFLLRNPRIQQETYPYFMARIVDVEGFLKQYPFNETGDSFTLSVKDEKAEWNNGTITVSPEAISFDRETSSGGDLQLDIQTLTVVLLGAQKPAFLYECGELKGNFEKLKILEKIITKHSTAFIDFF from the coding sequence ATGATCATAAGAAAACTTTCAGAAAATGAATTAGACCGAGCAATACAGCTATCAGAGTATGCTTTTCAATACAAAGTAAAACAAGAAGACCTTGAAAAGCGATATGAAATGCTTAATAGGCACGAAATTTGGGGAGAGTTTGAAGAGGACGATGAACTTATCTCTAAACTGCACATTCTTTCACTAGAGACAAACATTGAGGATCAGCGCTTCTCTATGGGCGGAATTGCAGGAGTGGCTACATGGCCTGAACACCGGCGCAAAGGCTCTGTCACACGATTATTGAAGCAAGCTTTACAGATCATGAAAGAAAATGGACAAACCATCAGTTTGCTTCATCCCTTTAACATTGAATTTTATCGCCGGTTTGGGTGGGAACTTACAGCATCTGTTAACAAATACACCCTTGAAAAAAACGACCTGTTTCGATATTCAGATGTCCCTGGAAAAGTAATTCGTTTAAGCAAATCAGATGGAAACGCTCTATTAAATACCGTTTATGAACAATGGTTTAAGAAATATAACCACTTGCTCATTCGTCCTGACTATTGGTGGGACAATCATGTATTTACGGAAGGATATAACCGAATTTTATATTGTGATGAACATGGTGAACCACAAGGATATTTATGCTGTAAAGCGGCAGAGAGATTATTGGACGTTCAGGAATTTGTTTATGTTACGGAGACTGCTAGACGCGCACTTTGGAACTTCATTGCGCAGCATGATTCGATGGTCGATAAAATAAAAATCGTAGCTCCGTCATCTGACCAGCTTCCCTTTTTGTTGAGGAATCCAAGAATTCAGCAGGAAACCTATCCGTATTTTATGGCAAGAATTGTTGATGTGGAAGGCTTTTTGAAACAATATCCATTTAATGAAACTGGCGATTCTTTCACTCTTTCCGTGAAAGATGAAAAAGCCGAGTGGAACAACGGTACAATAACAGTCAGTCCAGAAGCTATTTCTTTCGACCGAGAAACATCCAGCGGTGGTGATCTTCAACTCGACATCCAAACACTGACTGTTGTTTTACTCGGGGCACAAAAACCAGCATTTTTATACGAATGCGGCGAACTAAAGGGCAATTTTGAAAAATTAAAGATCCTTGAAAAAATCATTACGAAGCATTCAACAGCATTTATTGATTTCTTTTAA
- a CDS encoding NUDIX hydrolase, with the protein MDVVFHVEHKVFNYRTAGVFIENNHVLIHRSKRETHWSLPGGRVKLGEDAKSSLKREMQEELALKVDVTRHLWTVENFFTYNQKEIHEIGLYFSVKAEQILPFHDGKEFTVEEADRLVFKWVPLQMLNDYDLNPTIVKNKLLSGSLESDYFFVSEWQRV; encoded by the coding sequence ATGGATGTAGTGTTTCATGTGGAACATAAGGTCTTTAATTACCGTACGGCCGGTGTTTTCATCGAAAATAATCATGTTCTAATACACCGTTCTAAACGAGAAACGCATTGGTCTTTGCCAGGCGGCAGAGTTAAGCTTGGAGAGGATGCGAAGTCTAGTTTAAAGCGGGAAATGCAAGAAGAGTTAGCATTAAAAGTGGATGTAACTCGCCATCTGTGGACAGTGGAAAACTTTTTTACATACAATCAAAAAGAGATTCATGAAATTGGACTTTATTTTAGCGTGAAAGCAGAACAAATTCTGCCCTTTCATGACGGGAAAGAGTTTACTGTAGAAGAAGCAGATCGTCTTGTATTTAAATGGGTGCCGCTTCAAATGCTGAATGATTATGATTTAAACCCGACGATTGTGAAAAATAAGCTGCTTTCTGGTTCACTAGAATCGGATTACTTCTTTGTGAGCGAATGGCAGAGAGTTTAA
- a CDS encoding flagellar basal body rod protein gives MKKLGLLIIGGIAAIVLMANLGPMVGLAIGLAVMYYGFKKCTRAETGGKKFWWGALAVVGLCISVANLPAILGAVAIYVLYIVYKKWNNKESIHEPHDNDPFTNFEREWSKLKNS, from the coding sequence ATGAAAAAATTAGGCTTGCTTATTATTGGAGGAATTGCAGCAATCGTGCTGATGGCGAACTTAGGTCCGATGGTCGGACTTGCGATTGGTCTTGCTGTTATGTATTACGGATTTAAGAAATGTACCCGTGCTGAAACAGGAGGAAAGAAATTTTGGTGGGGAGCTCTTGCGGTTGTTGGATTATGCATCTCTGTTGCGAACCTGCCAGCGATTTTAGGGGCAGTTGCCATTTATGTATTATATATCGTGTACAAAAAATGGAACAACAAAGAATCAATCCATGAGCCACATGACAACGACCCATTCACAAATTTTGAAAGAGAATGGTCGAAGTTAAAAAACAGCTAA
- a CDS encoding response regulator transcription factor, with the protein MIKVLLVDDHEMVRIGVSAYLSAQPDIEVTGEAENGRVAVERALELKPDIILMDLVMDEMDGIEATRQITHSWPEAKIIVVTSFLDDEKVYPALEAGAASYMLKTSKASDIAQAVRDTFHGKSVLEPEVTGKMMSKMRQKQIREPHEELTAREMEILLLMTKGKTNQEIADELFIALKTVKVHVSNILSKLDVQDRTQAVIYAFHHSLV; encoded by the coding sequence ATGATCAAAGTATTGTTAGTAGATGATCACGAAATGGTTCGGATTGGGGTTTCTGCCTACCTTTCAGCCCAGCCGGATATCGAAGTAACGGGTGAAGCAGAGAATGGAAGGGTTGCCGTTGAACGGGCACTTGAGTTAAAGCCAGATATCATTTTGATGGACCTTGTGATGGATGAAATGGATGGGATTGAAGCAACAAGACAGATCACACATTCTTGGCCAGAAGCAAAAATCATTGTCGTAACAAGCTTTTTGGATGATGAAAAAGTGTATCCTGCTCTAGAAGCCGGAGCGGCGAGCTATATGCTCAAAACATCTAAGGCAAGTGATATCGCACAAGCTGTTCGAGATACGTTTCACGGAAAATCGGTTCTCGAGCCTGAAGTGACGGGTAAGATGATGAGCAAGATGAGACAAAAACAAATACGAGAGCCGCATGAAGAACTGACTGCACGCGAGATGGAAATTTTATTGTTGATGACAAAAGGGAAAACGAATCAAGAAATCGCGGATGAGCTTTTTATCGCTCTAAAAACAGTAAAGGTTCATGTGAGTAATATTTTAAGTAAACTGGATGTTCAAGACCGTACACAAGCGGTGATCTACGCGTTTCACCATTCCCTTGTCTAG
- a CDS encoding pseudouridine synthase: MRIQKYISLTGFCSRRETQRLIQAGRITINGHLCNKDSVVEDGDTVLIDNKSIPTKQMMIYIAYHKPVGIICTSNPEIEGNIFDAVPSAERIFPVGRLDKDSQGLLLLTNDGELANRISQADYGHEKEYEVTVDQPVTDLFLDKMADGVAILDTVTKTAKTGKVSKYVFRITLTQGLNRQIRRMCKTLGYEVEKLERIRIMNIWLGELQIGSWRELEKQEVEELKLQLANK; the protein is encoded by the coding sequence ATGAGGATTCAAAAATATATCAGTTTAACTGGTTTCTGTTCGAGAAGGGAAACGCAGCGTCTCATCCAAGCGGGCCGCATCACAATAAACGGACATTTATGTAATAAAGATTCGGTTGTGGAAGATGGAGATACTGTGTTGATCGATAACAAATCCATACCAACGAAACAAATGATGATTTATATCGCTTATCATAAACCGGTCGGAATCATCTGTACGTCAAACCCAGAGATTGAAGGCAATATATTTGATGCAGTTCCATCAGCAGAGAGGATTTTTCCGGTAGGGCGCTTAGATAAAGATTCGCAAGGTTTACTATTGCTGACGAATGATGGAGAGTTGGCTAACCGCATTTCGCAGGCAGATTACGGTCATGAAAAAGAGTATGAAGTAACGGTAGATCAACCGGTCACAGATCTTTTTCTTGATAAAATGGCGGATGGAGTTGCGATATTAGATACGGTGACGAAAACTGCTAAAACGGGTAAGGTGAGCAAATATGTTTTTCGTATCACCTTAACGCAAGGATTGAACCGTCAAATAAGAAGAATGTGCAAAACATTAGGTTATGAAGTTGAAAAGTTAGAACGAATAAGGATTATGAACATTTGGCTTGGTGAGTTACAGATCGGGAGCTGGAGAGAACTGGAGAAACAAGAAGTAGAAGAACTAAAGCTTCAGCTAGCAAATAAATAA
- the liaF gene encoding cell wall-active antibiotics response protein LiaF, producing MPIKKKNDFISWMLLISCVLLLLEASFNGEGIVFTVLFSAALIYFGRKKMPKRLGKLMFWAGMLILLISILNLYAFKFLLVAIILYIIVQFYQSKQNPIVINPQLEKSTTDSTEELFIKKPLLKNIGFGQQQTADHVYEWSDINIQCGVGDTVIDLSQTILPHGESVIFIRGLIGNISILIPYEIEIAVSHSGIAGNTTIFEHHDPKMFNQNMFFRTKNYIESEKKLKIMTSLIAGSLEVKRV from the coding sequence ATGCCTATAAAAAAGAAAAACGATTTTATCAGCTGGATGCTTCTGATTTCCTGTGTATTGCTGCTTTTAGAAGCCAGTTTTAATGGAGAAGGTATCGTGTTCACTGTCTTATTCAGTGCAGCACTTATTTATTTTGGACGCAAAAAAATGCCGAAACGCCTTGGAAAGTTAATGTTTTGGGCAGGAATGCTTATTCTATTAATCAGCATCCTCAATTTATATGCGTTTAAATTTTTGTTAGTGGCTATCATTCTTTATATCATTGTTCAATTTTATCAATCAAAACAAAATCCCATTGTGATAAATCCTCAATTAGAAAAATCAACAACGGATTCAACGGAAGAACTTTTTATTAAAAAACCCCTATTGAAAAATATAGGATTTGGACAGCAACAGACGGCTGACCATGTTTATGAATGGAGTGACATCAACATACAATGCGGTGTTGGTGATACAGTAATTGATTTAAGCCAGACCATTCTGCCGCATGGGGAATCAGTTATATTCATAAGAGGGTTGATCGGAAACATTTCCATATTAATCCCTTATGAAATTGAAATAGCCGTTAGCCATTCAGGAATAGCGGGCAATACGACAATATTTGAGCATCATGATCCAAAGATGTTTAATCAGAATATGTTTTTTCGTACAAAAAATTATATAGAATCTGAGAAAAAACTGAAGATCATGACAAGCTTAATAGCAGGAAGTCTGGAGGTGAAACGGGTATGA
- the ade gene encoding adenine deaminase, which translates to MDQDRLKRRIDVSSKRIPADLVIKNGKIIDVYNLAILKGDIAVVDGYFAGIGEFEGHQTIDAKGRYICPAFIDGHVHIESSMVTPAEFCKVLLSHGVTTVITDPHEIGNVSGNEGISFMLQQSESLPLDVRVMLPSSVPATPFENSGAELTAQDLNSFYKHPRVLGLAEVMDYPAVLNGNSDMLAKIISAAKQASSIDGHGAGLDSTGLNVYRSALITTDHECTTAEEALDRIRRGMYVLIREGSVAKDLKPLIKAVTPSNARRFLFCTDDKHLDDLVAEGSVDHNVRLAISEGISPLQAIQMASLNAAECYGLHDKGAISPGLQADFLLLEDLETIQISDVFVSGRCVASNGDFIVKLKGAAKPTSSLMKSVNFLPVKAGDLRIKVDDGESFHVIEIIPNQLITKKKIITASVQNGVFQPSITEDLLKMAVIERHNRTGNIGLGVVKGLLLKTGAIASTVAHDSHNLVVAGTNDEDMLTAIEAINDMQGGYVIVKNCKVLASVPLPIAGLMADRSFEIVNDEIITLKQKLSDLDFKGNFDPFLTLSFLTLPVIPEIKLTDLGLFDFHAFQHISIKAENK; encoded by the coding sequence ATGGACCAAGATCGTCTAAAGAGACGGATTGATGTAAGTTCAAAACGCATACCTGCTGATCTCGTCATCAAAAACGGAAAGATTATTGATGTATATAATCTTGCAATTTTAAAAGGAGATATTGCAGTTGTTGACGGATATTTTGCGGGAATCGGAGAGTTTGAAGGACATCAAACCATTGATGCGAAAGGACGTTATATATGTCCAGCTTTCATCGATGGACACGTTCATATTGAATCGTCTATGGTCACGCCTGCCGAATTTTGCAAAGTACTTCTTTCTCATGGTGTAACCACTGTTATAACAGACCCGCACGAAATCGGAAATGTATCAGGAAATGAAGGTATATCATTTATGCTGCAGCAATCAGAGAGTTTGCCACTGGATGTTCGTGTGATGCTCCCTTCATCTGTACCTGCGACACCTTTTGAAAATTCAGGAGCGGAACTCACTGCTCAAGATCTTAATTCTTTCTATAAACACCCGCGTGTTTTAGGTCTTGCAGAAGTTATGGATTATCCAGCTGTCTTGAACGGCAATTCAGATATGCTCGCTAAAATCATTTCTGCAGCAAAACAGGCGTCGTCTATTGATGGACATGGAGCAGGTCTGGATTCAACTGGTTTAAACGTGTACAGATCCGCCCTAATTACGACAGATCACGAATGCACAACAGCTGAAGAAGCATTAGACCGCATCCGCCGCGGCATGTACGTTTTAATTCGGGAAGGCTCGGTAGCGAAAGACTTAAAGCCTCTTATAAAAGCAGTAACTCCTTCGAACGCACGCCGATTTCTGTTTTGTACGGATGATAAACATTTGGATGACCTTGTAGCGGAAGGCAGTGTTGATCATAATGTGAGGCTTGCTATTTCTGAAGGCATCTCCCCTCTTCAAGCGATACAGATGGCTTCATTGAACGCCGCAGAATGTTACGGATTACATGATAAAGGAGCAATCTCACCTGGGCTGCAGGCAGACTTTCTTTTACTTGAAGACTTGGAGACGATCCAAATCAGTGATGTGTTTGTATCAGGAAGGTGTGTTGCTTCGAACGGTGATTTTATCGTGAAGCTTAAAGGTGCAGCAAAACCCACCTCATCCCTCATGAAATCTGTAAATTTCCTTCCAGTAAAGGCAGGAGACTTACGTATAAAGGTTGATGATGGAGAATCTTTTCATGTGATAGAAATCATTCCAAATCAGCTGATAACGAAGAAAAAAATCATAACAGCAAGCGTACAAAACGGTGTATTTCAGCCATCAATCACAGAAGATTTGTTGAAAATGGCAGTCATAGAACGCCATAATCGAACTGGAAATATCGGACTAGGAGTTGTGAAGGGACTTTTATTAAAAACAGGAGCAATTGCATCAACGGTTGCCCATGATTCACACAATCTAGTTGTTGCTGGAACAAACGATGAGGATATGCTGACAGCGATTGAAGCGATAAATGACATGCAAGGCGGGTACGTGATCGTAAAGAATTGTAAAGTCCTCGCATCTGTCCCGCTCCCCATTGCTGGATTGATGGCAGATCGTTCTTTTGAGATCGTGAACGACGAAATCATTACACTGAAACAAAAATTAAGCGACCTTGATTTTAAAGGGAATTTCGATCCTTTTCTAACTTTGTCGTTCTTAACCCTGCCGGTTATTCCTGAAATAAAATTGACGGACTTAGGGTTATTTGATTTTCACGCGTTTCAGCATATTTCTATAAAAGCCGAAAATAAGTGA
- a CDS encoding YwbE family protein codes for MMHRKRSNITPGLSVNVILKADQRSGKKTKGIVKDILTNSPNHPHGIKVRLQDGQVGRVIDILSE; via the coding sequence ATAATGCATCGCAAGCGTTCGAATATTACACCTGGCCTTTCCGTAAACGTTATTTTAAAAGCTGACCAGCGATCTGGCAAAAAGACAAAAGGAATCGTGAAGGACATCCTGACAAACTCACCGAATCACCCTCACGGAATCAAAGTTAGATTGCAGGATGGACAAGTCGGCCGCGTTATTGATATTTTAAGTGAATAA
- a CDS encoding glutathione peroxidase, whose amino-acid sequence MSIYDIPVQTIKGEEKTLDPYKGKVMLIVNTASKCGFTPQYDGLQSLYEKYNDKGLAVLGFPCNQFGAQEPGTSDEIQEFCQLNFGVNFPLFAKVDVNGENAHPLFKLVTKEAPGLLGSKAIKWNFTKFLVDREGNVVKRFAPTDKPETIEKHIQELL is encoded by the coding sequence ATGTCTATTTATGATATCCCCGTACAAACGATTAAAGGAGAAGAAAAAACGCTGGATCCCTATAAAGGAAAAGTGATGCTAATTGTCAATACAGCGAGCAAATGCGGTTTTACACCTCAGTACGATGGTCTTCAGTCTCTTTATGAAAAATACAATGACAAAGGACTTGCTGTACTTGGATTTCCTTGCAACCAGTTTGGTGCACAAGAACCTGGAACAAGCGATGAAATTCAAGAGTTTTGCCAATTGAATTTTGGAGTAAACTTTCCGTTGTTTGCAAAAGTGGACGTTAATGGGGAGAACGCACATCCCTTATTCAAACTTGTAACAAAAGAAGCTCCTGGATTGTTAGGCTCAAAGGCGATTAAATGGAATTTCACAAAGTTTCTGGTAGATCGAGAAGGTAATGTAGTTAAAAGGTTCGCCCCTACAGATAAACCAGAAACGATTGAAAAACACATTCAAGAATTGCTTTAA
- a CDS encoding sensor histidine kinase, which produces MSTVLRHMLSSLILAFGILVLLGSIVYFLFPIDDWTFLLKESLLDFPLAFVIPFFVFILGAFFGLNSGISSRKQLNMIDQTLKSIEDGRQVNIKELSGLELRAITKRIEGIQRQLGEKIRQSQKMATEKAVDQEKRIQEIISQERHRLARELHDSVSQQLFAASMILSAINEVREETETRESKQLKMVEETIHQTQLEMRALLLHLRPAALNGKSLQKGMEELLQELLQKVPIELKWKIETIPLDKGVEDHLFRILQESVSNILRHAKANQAQILLVQRDDLIILRIEDDGVGFVLNQEKAGSYGLQNMHERAAEIGGTLKIVSLPGEGTRLEVKVPILSAGEDKA; this is translated from the coding sequence ATGAGTACCGTTCTGCGTCACATGCTTTCCAGCCTTATATTAGCGTTTGGTATCCTTGTCTTATTAGGATCTATCGTTTATTTCCTCTTTCCGATTGATGACTGGACATTTTTATTAAAAGAAAGTTTATTAGATTTTCCGCTCGCGTTCGTCATTCCATTCTTTGTGTTTATTCTAGGCGCCTTTTTCGGATTAAATTCAGGGATTTCTTCTCGAAAACAATTAAACATGATTGATCAGACATTAAAGTCTATTGAAGATGGAAGGCAAGTCAATATAAAAGAATTATCCGGTCTTGAACTGCGAGCAATCACAAAACGCATAGAAGGAATTCAGCGTCAGCTCGGGGAAAAAATCCGCCAGTCTCAGAAGATGGCAACTGAAAAAGCAGTCGACCAGGAAAAGCGGATTCAAGAAATTATCTCGCAAGAAAGGCACCGTCTAGCTAGGGAACTGCATGACTCCGTTTCTCAGCAGCTATTTGCAGCCAGCATGATTCTTTCTGCGATCAACGAAGTTCGAGAGGAAACCGAGACCCGTGAATCAAAGCAATTAAAAATGGTTGAAGAAACAATACATCAAACACAGTTAGAAATGAGAGCACTTTTGCTGCATCTTCGTCCTGCAGCATTAAACGGAAAGTCACTTCAAAAAGGAATGGAAGAACTGCTGCAAGAGCTGCTTCAAAAAGTTCCGATCGAACTGAAATGGAAAATTGAAACGATCCCGCTTGATAAAGGGGTAGAAGATCATCTGTTTCGTATTTTACAAGAATCGGTTTCCAATATTCTTCGGCATGCGAAAGCGAATCAAGCGCAAATTTTACTAGTGCAAAGAGACGATCTTATCATTCTGCGGATAGAAGATGATGGTGTTGGTTTTGTGCTGAATCAAGAAAAAGCGGGCTCCTACGGATTGCAGAATATGCATGAGCGAGCAGCTGAAATTGGAGGTACGCTTAAAATCGTAAGTTTACCAGGTGAAGGTACTCGTCTTGAAGTGAAAGTTCCTATTTTATCAGCAGGAGAGGATAAAGCATGA